Proteins encoded together in one Mastacembelus armatus chromosome 15, fMasArm1.2, whole genome shotgun sequence window:
- the LOC113131764 gene encoding sprouty-related, EVH1 domain-containing protein 2-like, whose amino-acid sequence MIEETHPNDDSYIVRVKAVVMTRDDSSGGWLAQDGGALSRVGVCRLLPPELAPVPTSSSSQFLIRGERLRDKQVILDYPLRKDLVYTIATPTFHHWKVEDRRCGLSFQSPADARAFDRGVRKALEDLAEGSTTSSTVLQNEGELGDDDVFTNTTDSSSNSSQKLESSLQQLESSPLPQRHKCMLGHRHDLHDTYRFSDHYFLEQPLSRLPRHVTFQEDEEIVRINPREHNWERTTERHQGRQLVRPWFTGYDDYRHATVRDKFIQMDDSESYVHFDKTEAQKHDYTYPLAPALSPSGSDPALGPLTNKGHGGSYRHGFSSVVSAQPRSFLPSSSASTNGGKGRKEGRIERAQCEHCGEAFYISENRRGRCQDAPDPVRACIRRVSCMWLADTMLYHCMSDPEGDYSDPCTCDGGEGSGGGRLGTRWLALLGLSLVAPCLCLYPPLHACHRAGLMCGCCGGRHKAVS is encoded by the exons ATGATAGAAGAAACACACCCAAACGA TGACAGCTACATCGTGCGTGTGAAAGCGGTGGTGATGACGCGGGACGACTCAAGTGGCGGCTGGCTGGCACAGGACGGGGGAGCTCTGAGCAGGGTGGGGGTGTGCCGCCTACTGCCGCCTGAGCTGGCACCTGTGCCGACCTCCAGCAGCTCACAGTTCCTCATCCGCGGTGAACGTCTGCGGGACAAGcag GTGATCCTGGACTATCCTCTGAGGAAGGATCTGGTTTACACTATAGCAACACCCACATTTCACCACTGGAAGGTGGAGGACAGGAGGTGCGGCCTGTCCTTCCAGAGTCCAGCTGACGCCAGAGCTTTTGACAGGGGCGTGCGGAAAGCACTTGAGGACCTGGCTGAAG GCTCCACAACCTCCTCTACAGTGCTCCAGAACGAGGGTGAACTGGGCGACGACGATGTCTTTACT AACACCACAGACAGCTCATCCAACTCCTCCCAAAAACTGGAGAGCTCTCTCCAGCAGCTCGAGTCCTCACCCCTTCCGCAGAGACACAAGTGCATGCTGGGACATCGACACGACCTCCACGACACCTACCGGTTCTCAGACCACTACTTCTTGGAACAG CCGCTGTCTCGGCTTCCTCGCCATGTTACCTTCCAGGAGGACGAGGAAATTGTCCGCATTAACCCTCGGGAGCACAACTGGGAGCGAACCACCGAGCGGCACCAAGGACGCCAGTTGGTTCGCCCCTGGTTCACGGGCTACGACGATTACCGCCACGCTACAGTGCGTGACAAGTTCATCCAAATGGATGACTCGGAATCCTATGTCCACTTTGACAAGACGGAGGCACAAAAGCATGACTACACCTACCCACTGGCACCAGCCCTGTCGCCTTCAGGCTCTGACCCAGCCCTTGGACCCTTGACTAATAAGGGCCACGGTGGCTCATACCGCCATGGCTTTTCCTCTGTGGTCTCCGCACAGCCACGCTCCTTCCTCCCAAGCTCCTCTGCATCCACCAATGGCGGGAAGGGGCGGAAAGAGGGCAGAATAGAGCGTGCTCAGTGCGAGCACTGTGGTGAGGCCTTTTATATCTCTGAGAACCGAAGAGGCCGGTGCCAGGATGCACCAGACCCTGTGCGTGCATGTATCCGGCGGGTCAGCTGCATGTGGCTGGCAGACACCATGCTCTACCATTGCATGTCTGACCCTGAAGGGGACTACTCAGACCCCTGCACCTGTGATGGGGGAGAGGGCAGCGGAGGAGGCCGACTCGGAACACGCTGGTTAGCTCTCCTGGGCTTGTCTCTGGTGGCGCCCTGTCTCTGCCTCTACCCACCTCTACATGCTTGCCATCGGGCAGGGCTCATGTGCGGCTGCTGCGGAGGCCGACACAAGGCCGTGAGCTGA